One genomic segment of Lysobacter sp. 5GHs7-4 includes these proteins:
- a CDS encoding ketosynthase — protein MTGAVLRLLLAIAYPLLAHWASHDGGGWPAAIALIDLALLVQIEALLHLRLSAWLVFAAIVAGLAAIVHTPYPQLLLLTPPVLFTGALAWWFARSLRAPREGLITRIVAALDACEPSRLPADVYQYSRRLTAIWAWLLGGLALANAVLAMIAVPGGVLARLGQIPPVSISQEQWSWFANLLNYGIVGGFFVGEYLYRKRVFTDRPYRNFWDFLRRMGALGPAFWRSLFD, from the coding sequence ATGACCGGCGCCGTGCTGCGCCTGCTGCTGGCGATCGCCTACCCCTTGCTCGCGCACTGGGCCAGCCACGACGGCGGCGGCTGGCCGGCGGCGATCGCCCTGATCGACCTGGCCCTGCTGGTGCAGATCGAGGCCCTGCTGCACCTGCGCCTGAGCGCCTGGCTGGTGTTCGCCGCGATCGTGGCCGGCTTGGCCGCGATCGTCCACACCCCCTATCCGCAGCTGTTGCTGCTGACCCCGCCGGTGCTGTTCACCGGCGCCCTGGCCTGGTGGTTCGCGCGCAGCCTGCGCGCGCCGCGCGAGGGCCTGATCACCCGCATCGTCGCGGCCCTGGACGCCTGCGAACCCAGCCGGCTGCCGGCCGACGTCTACCAGTACTCGCGCCGCCTGACCGCGATCTGGGCCTGGCTGCTGGGCGGCCTGGCGCTGGCCAATGCGGTGCTGGCGATGATCGCCGTGCCCGGCGGCGTGCTGGCGCGGCTGGGCCAGATCCCGCCGGTGTCGATCAGCCAGGAGCAGTGGTCGTGGTTCGCCAACCTGCTCAACTACGGCATCGTCGGCGGCTTCTTCGTCGGCGAGTACCTGTACCGCAAGCGCGTGTTCACCGATCGCCCCTACCGCAACTTCTGGGACTTCCTGCGCCGCATGGGCGCGCTGGGCCCGGCGTTCTGGCGCAGCCTGTTCGATTGA
- a CDS encoding phosphopantetheine-binding protein, producing the protein MSELSPAEHELAQLLVETLNLEDVDPAAIAPEAALFGEGLGLDSIDALELALVVSKRYGFQLRSDSDENRRIFASLRALSAHIERNRTS; encoded by the coding sequence ATGTCCGAACTGAGCCCCGCCGAACACGAGCTCGCCCAGCTCCTGGTCGAAACCCTGAACCTGGAAGACGTCGACCCGGCCGCGATCGCGCCCGAGGCGGCCCTGTTCGGGGAAGGCCTGGGCCTGGACTCGATCGACGCCCTGGAACTGGCCCTGGTGGTGTCCAAGCGCTACGGCTTCCAGCTGCGCTCGGACAGCGACGAGAACCGCCGCATCTTCGCCTCGCTGCGCGCGCTGTCGGCGCATATCGAACGGAACCGCACCAGCTGA
- a CDS encoding NAD(P)/FAD-dependent oxidoreductase has product MSSTIPASGPADAHPDANLNGPAAGSDLSPDVLVIGGGPAGTTAATLLARKGWKVLLLEKDAHPRFHIGESLLPMNLPILERLGVLDQVKAIGTHKPGAEFPIDERNYNTFRFERALNPKFGYAYQVKREEFDQLLFRNAQANGVDARERVKVEKVEFGADGRPSVVHARDADGAALTVRPRYVVDGSGRDAFFGSQLKLKRKNPLHQSAAIFSHFTGVERRDGEDAGNITVQRFAHGWMWLIPLQKDVMSVGAVCFPEYLKQRRGETEAFLMKTLESEPQVWARMQGAQRVGAVHVTGNYSYTCTQMTGPGWVMVGDAYAFVDPVFSSGVYLGMNSGEQAAEVVDGALRDPSREAALQAAMVKRLKRGLKHFQWFIYRFTTPVMRTLFSAPRNYWQVEQAVISMLAGDVFDNPAVLRRLRMFRFIYAMTALRMAPEALRGWLRRKRQVGVDFRGDTLQQGNP; this is encoded by the coding sequence ATGAGCTCAACGATTCCCGCGTCCGGCCCCGCCGACGCCCACCCGGACGCAAACCTGAACGGCCCTGCCGCCGGCTCCGACCTCAGCCCCGACGTGCTGGTCATCGGCGGCGGCCCCGCCGGCACCACCGCCGCGACCCTGCTGGCGCGCAAGGGCTGGAAGGTGCTGCTGCTGGAAAAGGACGCGCACCCGCGCTTCCACATCGGCGAGTCGCTGCTGCCGATGAACCTGCCCATCCTCGAGCGTCTGGGCGTGCTGGACCAGGTCAAGGCGATCGGCACCCACAAGCCGGGCGCCGAGTTTCCGATCGACGAACGCAACTACAACACCTTCCGCTTCGAGCGCGCGCTGAACCCGAAGTTCGGCTACGCCTACCAGGTCAAGCGCGAGGAATTCGACCAGCTGCTGTTCCGCAATGCCCAGGCCAACGGCGTGGACGCGCGCGAGCGGGTCAAGGTGGAGAAGGTCGAATTCGGCGCCGACGGCCGCCCCAGCGTGGTCCATGCGCGCGACGCCGACGGCGCCGCGCTGACCGTGCGCCCGCGCTACGTGGTCGACGGCAGCGGCCGCGATGCGTTCTTCGGCAGCCAGCTCAAGCTCAAGCGCAAGAACCCGCTGCACCAGTCGGCGGCGATCTTCAGCCACTTCACCGGCGTCGAACGCCGCGACGGCGAGGACGCCGGCAACATCACCGTGCAGCGTTTCGCGCACGGCTGGATGTGGCTGATCCCGCTGCAGAAGGACGTGATGAGCGTCGGCGCGGTGTGCTTCCCCGAATACCTCAAGCAGCGCCGCGGCGAGACCGAAGCGTTCCTGATGAAGACCCTGGAGTCCGAGCCGCAGGTGTGGGCGCGCATGCAAGGCGCGCAACGCGTCGGCGCGGTCCATGTCACCGGCAACTATTCCTACACCTGCACGCAGATGACCGGCCCGGGCTGGGTGATGGTCGGCGACGCCTACGCCTTCGTCGATCCGGTGTTCTCCTCCGGCGTGTACCTGGGCATGAACAGCGGCGAGCAGGCGGCCGAGGTGGTCGACGGCGCGCTGCGCGATCCTTCGCGCGAGGCGGCGCTGCAGGCGGCGATGGTCAAGCGCCTCAAGCGCGGCCTCAAGCACTTCCAGTGGTTCATCTACCGCTTCACCACGCCGGTGATGCGCACCTTGTTCAGCGCGCCGCGCAACTACTGGCAGGTCGAGCAGGCGGTGATCTCGATGCTGGCCGGCGACGTGTTCGACAACCCGGCGGTGCTGCGCCGCCTGCGCATGTTCCGCTTCATCTACGCGATGACCGCGCTGCGCATGGCGCCGGAGGCGCTGCGCGGCTGGCTGCGGCGCAAGCGGCAGGTCGGGGTCGATTTCCGCGGCGACACGCTGCAGCAGGGCAACCCGTGA
- a CDS encoding pteridine-dependent deoxygenase, translating to MLASSPRYSVDYSGADPASILAGDDVLAVFGFGADAPHHDDPRYLRVALEPFGEPRLEVWRGSAPVACGRDGDLVWAEDGALQFGAMEIDEPPGVNVNDGIGAAAETIYARMTQFTRERGYPHLLRIWNYLDGITVGQGDAERYRVFCVGRAAGLGDFDPAQLPAATAIGKVSQAGATQRLQVYWLASRTPGTPLENPRQVSAYRYPRQYGPQPPSFARAMLPPAGSAMPLLLSGTAAIVGHESRHIDSVDTQLDETLANFDSLIAAARAQRPSLPARFGPGARLKVYVRDSEEVPAVMAALDARLPGIDRIVVQAAVCRRELRVEIDGVHDL from the coding sequence GTGCTGGCGTCCAGCCCGCGCTACAGCGTCGATTACAGCGGCGCCGACCCGGCCAGCATCCTGGCCGGCGACGACGTGCTGGCGGTGTTCGGCTTCGGCGCCGATGCGCCGCATCACGACGATCCGCGCTACCTGCGCGTGGCGCTGGAACCCTTCGGCGAGCCGCGCCTGGAAGTCTGGCGCGGCTCGGCGCCGGTGGCCTGCGGCCGCGACGGCGACCTGGTCTGGGCCGAGGACGGCGCGCTGCAGTTCGGCGCGATGGAGATCGACGAACCGCCGGGCGTCAACGTCAACGACGGCATCGGCGCGGCGGCGGAGACCATCTACGCGCGCATGACGCAGTTCACCCGCGAGCGCGGCTACCCGCACCTGCTGCGGATCTGGAACTACCTCGACGGCATCACCGTCGGCCAGGGCGATGCCGAACGCTACCGCGTGTTCTGCGTCGGCCGCGCGGCCGGCCTGGGCGACTTCGACCCGGCGCAATTGCCCGCCGCGACCGCGATCGGCAAGGTCAGCCAGGCCGGCGCGACGCAGCGCCTGCAGGTGTATTGGCTGGCCTCGCGCACGCCCGGCACGCCGCTGGAAAACCCGCGCCAGGTCAGCGCCTACCGGTATCCGCGTCAGTACGGCCCGCAGCCGCCGAGCTTCGCGCGCGCGATGCTGCCGCCGGCCGGCAGCGCGATGCCGCTGCTGCTGTCGGGCACCGCCGCCATCGTCGGCCACGAGTCGCGCCACATCGATTCGGTCGACACCCAGCTCGACGAAACCCTGGCCAACTTCGACAGCCTGATCGCCGCGGCGCGCGCGCAACGCCCGTCGCTGCCGGCGCGCTTCGGCCCCGGCGCACGCTTGAAGGTGTACGTGCGCGACAGCGAGGAAGTGCCGGCGGTGATGGCCGCGCTGGACGCACGCCTGCCCGGCATCGACCGCATCGTGGTGCAGGCCGCGGTCTGCCGCCGCGAACTGCGCGTCGAAATCGACGGCGTGCACGATCTCTAG
- a CDS encoding ABC transporter ATP-binding protein, with amino-acid sequence MSATLAVKGLCVDAGARRLLGPLDLQLHAGECLGVVGESGSGKSLSALSLLGLLPPGLRATGGLSVDGDTIAPGSRAHAALRGRVLGWVPQDPLASLHPLRSVGSQLRETLRVVRGLERGAAQDEAQALLARVQLPEPAAALRRYPHQFSGGQRQRVAIALALATRPRVLIADEPTSALDARIARDILDLLDALRREDGLALLLISHDLPLVGAYAQRLVVLQRGQAVERGGTAAVFASPQHAYTRELLAADAIAPTATDASASDAPVLLRGEGLRMRYPHAPRAALDGVSIELRRGEGLALVGESGSGKSTLGRALLRLLRGAQGRVLLDGVDLSAATPRALRDLRARTGVVFQDPYASLDPRMRVAEIVAEPLRIHARGDAAARRARAGELLQAVGLEAAMLDRYPHQFSGGQRQRIAIARALATDPELLVCDEAVSALDAHHRGAILALLARLKRERGLALLFVTHDLAAAAAVAERIAVLEAGRIVETGPTGQVLRAPVHAHTRALLAARPSSAVG; translated from the coding sequence ATGAGCGCGACGCTAGCGGTGAAGGGGCTATGTGTCGATGCCGGCGCGCGCCGCCTGCTCGGGCCGCTGGACCTGCAACTGCACGCGGGCGAATGCCTGGGCGTGGTCGGCGAGAGCGGCAGCGGCAAAAGCCTGAGCGCGCTGTCGTTGCTGGGGCTGCTGCCGCCGGGCTTGCGCGCCACGGGCGGGCTGAGCGTGGACGGCGACACGATCGCGCCGGGCTCGCGCGCGCACGCGGCGCTGCGCGGCCGCGTGCTGGGCTGGGTGCCGCAGGATCCACTGGCGTCGCTGCATCCTTTGCGCAGCGTCGGCAGCCAGTTGCGGGAAACCTTGCGCGTGGTGCGCGGGCTGGAGCGCGGCGCGGCGCAGGACGAGGCGCAGGCGCTGCTGGCGCGCGTGCAGTTGCCGGAGCCGGCGGCGGCGCTGCGCCGTTATCCGCATCAGTTCTCGGGCGGGCAGCGCCAACGCGTGGCGATCGCGCTGGCCTTGGCGACGCGGCCGCGCGTGCTGATCGCCGACGAGCCGACCTCGGCGCTGGACGCGCGCATCGCGCGCGACATCCTCGACCTGCTCGACGCGCTGCGGCGCGAGGACGGTCTGGCCCTGTTGCTGATCAGCCACGACCTGCCCCTGGTCGGCGCCTACGCGCAGCGCCTGGTGGTGCTGCAGCGCGGCCAGGCGGTGGAACGCGGCGGCACCGCGGCGGTGTTCGCCTCGCCGCAGCATGCGTACACGCGCGAGTTGCTGGCCGCCGACGCGATCGCGCCCACGGCGACCGATGCGTCGGCGAGCGACGCGCCGGTGCTGTTGCGCGGCGAAGGCCTGCGCATGCGCTACCCGCACGCGCCGCGCGCGGCCCTGGACGGCGTCTCGATCGAGCTGCGGCGCGGCGAGGGCCTGGCCCTGGTCGGCGAAAGCGGCAGCGGCAAAAGTACGCTGGGCCGCGCCTTGTTGCGGCTGCTGCGCGGCGCGCAAGGGCGGGTGCTGCTGGACGGCGTCGATCTGAGCGCGGCGACGCCGCGCGCGCTGCGCGATCTGCGCGCGCGCACCGGAGTGGTGTTCCAGGATCCCTACGCCTCGCTGGATCCGCGCATGCGCGTGGCCGAGATCGTGGCCGAGCCGCTGCGCATCCATGCGCGCGGCGACGCGGCCGCGCGGCGCGCGCGCGCCGGCGAATTGCTGCAGGCGGTGGGCCTGGAGGCGGCCATGCTGGACCGTTACCCGCACCAGTTTTCCGGCGGTCAGCGCCAGCGCATCGCGATCGCGCGCGCGCTGGCCACCGATCCGGAGCTGCTGGTCTGCGACGAAGCGGTGTCGGCGCTGGACGCGCACCATCGCGGCGCGATCCTGGCCTTGCTGGCGCGGCTCAAGCGCGAGCGCGGGCTGGCCTTGCTGTTCGTCACCCACGACCTGGCCGCGGCCGCCGCGGTGGCCGAACGCATCGCGGTGTTGGAGGCGGGGCGCATCGTCGAGACCGGACCGACCGGGCAGGTGCTGCGCGCGCCGGTCCATGCGCATACGCGCGCGTTGCTGGCGGCGCGGCCGAGTAGCGCGGTGGGTTGA
- a CDS encoding ABC transporter permease, translated as MRSLRTLPPVARACLIALAALAALCWLGPGLSAYDPHTPDWEALSAAPGQAGHWFGTDAIGRDVYARTLAGGRLSLTIGLLASVVALAIGLGYGAIAGLAGGRVERALLRVLDVFSALPFLLVVILLLTLFERSLGLLLAAIGGYVWIDLARVMRAEAARLREAPFVLAAQAAGAGFGQRLRWHVLPNLLPLAFVYLGLILPQAILVESFLGFLGLSVDEPSASWGTLLSEGVQELDSAPWTLLFPAGFLVATLATFQFLGDGLRDWLDVRGEHEAAAA; from the coding sequence ATGCGATCCCTACGTACCCTGCCGCCCGTGGCCCGCGCCTGCCTGATCGCGCTCGCCGCGCTGGCGGCGCTGTGCTGGTTGGGCCCCGGGCTGAGCGCTTACGACCCGCATACGCCGGATTGGGAGGCCCTGTCGGCCGCGCCCGGGCAGGCCGGGCACTGGTTCGGCACCGACGCGATCGGCCGCGACGTGTACGCGCGCACCCTGGCCGGCGGGCGACTGTCGCTGACCATCGGCCTGTTGGCCAGCGTGGTCGCGCTGGCGATCGGCCTGGGCTACGGCGCCATCGCCGGCCTGGCCGGCGGCCGCGTCGAGCGCGCGCTGTTGCGCGTGCTGGACGTGTTCTCGGCGCTGCCGTTCCTGTTAGTGGTGATCTTGCTGCTGACGTTGTTCGAGCGTTCGCTGGGCCTGCTGCTGGCGGCGATCGGCGGCTACGTCTGGATCGATCTGGCGCGGGTGATGCGCGCGGAGGCGGCGCGCCTGCGCGAGGCGCCGTTCGTGCTCGCCGCGCAGGCCGCCGGCGCCGGATTCGGCCAGCGCCTGCGCTGGCACGTGCTGCCCAATCTGCTGCCGCTGGCGTTCGTGTACCTGGGGCTGATCCTGCCGCAGGCGATCCTGGTCGAGAGTTTCCTGGGCTTCCTCGGGCTGTCGGTGGACGAGCCTTCGGCCAGTTGGGGCACGCTGCTGTCGGAGGGCGTGCAGGAGCTCGACAGTGCGCCATGGACGCTGCTGTTCCCGGCCGGATTCCTGGTCGCGACCCTGGCCACGTTCCAGTTTCTCGGCGACGGCCTGCGCGATTGGCTGGACGTGCGCGGCGAACACGAGGCCGCGGCCGCATGA
- a CDS encoding Rrf2 family transcriptional regulator: MKAKYALRAMCALARADDGRLQARAIAEHSRTPEKFLESILVDLREAGFIHSRRGQKGGHALARPAEQIRVGDLIRAIDGPLAPVRCASVSAYRACADCPDPAQCELRALMREARDALSRVLDGCSLGELARGPGAALLAGDAA, encoded by the coding sequence ATGAAGGCGAAATACGCACTGCGCGCGATGTGCGCGCTGGCGCGCGCCGACGACGGCCGGCTGCAAGCCCGGGCGATCGCCGAACACAGCCGCACGCCCGAGAAATTCCTGGAATCGATCCTGGTCGATCTGCGCGAAGCCGGTTTCATCCACAGCCGCCGCGGCCAGAAGGGCGGCCACGCCCTGGCGCGTCCAGCCGAGCAGATCCGCGTCGGCGACCTGATCCGCGCCATCGACGGCCCGCTGGCGCCGGTGCGCTGCGCCAGCGTCAGCGCCTACCGCGCCTGCGCCGACTGCCCCGATCCGGCGCAGTGCGAGCTGCGTGCGCTGATGCGCGAGGCGCGCGACGCCCTGTCGCGGGTGCTGGACGGCTGCAGCCTGGGCGAGCTCGCGCGCGGCCCGGGCGCCGCGTTGCTGGCCGGAGATGCGGCATGA
- a CDS encoding DUF2292 domain-containing protein: MNAARRKPRGRGTDAAHAVEVEPAVNIVNLSDSEFAVLTALREIGYGQVEVVVHGSQIVQITRSERVRVEEPRSRPL, encoded by the coding sequence ATGAACGCGGCCCGGCGCAAGCCGCGCGGACGCGGCACGGACGCGGCGCACGCGGTCGAGGTCGAGCCCGCGGTCAATATCGTCAACCTCAGCGACAGCGAGTTCGCGGTGCTGACCGCGCTGCGCGAGATCGGTTACGGTCAGGTGGAAGTGGTGGTGCACGGATCGCAGATCGTGCAGATCACGCGCAGCGAGCGCGTGCGCGTCGAAGAGCCGCGGAGCCGGCCGCTGTGA
- a CDS encoding porin, whose protein sequence is MPHRHRRPATATASPAWLLGALGCALTLPAQAQNANLSVEDLARRLQAIEQRLGTAPSGNADTAAVDPADLDQRLRVIERKLELQAETEAARIASTPTVTLSAAKGLSVKSPPPGDLEVKFRGLIQADGRFFIDDQRTPQNDTFLFRRVEPTIEGTWGSLFAFRLGAQLAGDSATVNDAYVDVRFSPRATVRVGRYKVPLGLERLQSSSAGAMVEGGFASELAPVRDLGVQLQGEFADGAVSYAVGAFNGAPDGRDGATTNPDNEFDLIGRVFVEPWKNSGGALSGLGFGVGASQGDKRGSGNNFLPRYRTPGQVQFFNYRSTVFADGEHSRWSPQAYYYRNRLGLLGEYIRSRQQLLVPASGARDTLDHQAWQVTAGWVLTGEDASYKGVVKPSQPFAPGGAGWGALELVARYGRLTIDDAAFPRFADPSAVASEASSWGLGLNWYLTGNFKLVANYTQTDFEGGAPAGADREDEKAFFTRAQFSF, encoded by the coding sequence ATGCCCCATCGACATCGGCGACCCGCTACCGCGACCGCGTCCCCCGCCTGGCTGCTGGGCGCGCTGGGTTGCGCGCTGACCCTGCCCGCGCAGGCCCAGAACGCCAACCTCAGCGTCGAAGACCTGGCCCGCCGCCTGCAGGCGATCGAACAACGCCTGGGCACCGCGCCGTCCGGCAACGCCGACACCGCCGCCGTCGATCCGGCCGACCTGGACCAGCGTCTGCGCGTGATCGAGCGCAAGCTGGAACTGCAGGCCGAAACCGAAGCCGCGCGCATCGCCTCCACGCCCACCGTCACCCTCAGCGCCGCCAAGGGTCTGTCGGTGAAGTCGCCGCCGCCGGGCGATCTGGAGGTCAAGTTCCGCGGCCTGATCCAGGCCGACGGCCGTTTCTTCATCGACGATCAGCGCACGCCGCAGAACGACACCTTCCTGTTCCGTCGCGTCGAACCCACCATCGAAGGCACCTGGGGCTCGCTGTTCGCGTTCCGCCTGGGCGCGCAGTTGGCCGGCGACAGCGCCACCGTCAACGATGCCTACGTCGACGTGCGTTTCAGTCCGCGCGCGACCGTGCGCGTGGGCCGCTACAAGGTGCCGCTGGGCCTGGAACGCCTGCAGTCCAGCAGCGCCGGCGCCATGGTCGAAGGCGGCTTCGCCAGCGAACTGGCGCCGGTGCGCGACCTGGGCGTGCAACTGCAGGGCGAGTTCGCCGACGGCGCGGTCAGCTACGCGGTCGGCGCCTTCAACGGCGCGCCCGACGGCCGCGACGGCGCCACCACCAATCCCGACAACGAGTTCGATCTGATCGGCCGCGTGTTCGTGGAACCGTGGAAGAACAGCGGCGGCGCCCTGTCCGGTCTGGGCTTCGGCGTCGGCGCCAGCCAGGGCGACAAGCGCGGCAGCGGCAACAACTTCCTGCCGCGCTATCGCACGCCGGGCCAGGTGCAGTTCTTCAACTACCGCAGCACGGTGTTCGCCGACGGCGAGCACTCGCGCTGGTCGCCGCAGGCCTATTACTACCGCAACCGCCTGGGCCTGCTCGGCGAATACATCCGCTCGCGCCAGCAACTGCTGGTGCCGGCCAGCGGCGCACGCGACACGCTCGACCACCAGGCCTGGCAAGTCACCGCCGGCTGGGTGCTCACCGGCGAGGACGCCAGCTACAAGGGCGTGGTCAAACCCAGCCAGCCGTTCGCGCCCGGCGGCGCCGGTTGGGGCGCGCTGGAATTGGTCGCACGTTACGGCCGCCTCACGATCGACGACGCCGCGTTCCCGCGCTTCGCCGATCCTTCCGCGGTCGCGTCCGAGGCCAGCAGCTGGGGCCTGGGCCTGAACTGGTACCTCACCGGCAATTTCAAGCTGGTCGCCAACTACACCCAGACCGACTTCGAGGGCGGCGCGCCGGCCGGCGCCGACCGCGAAGACGAAAAGGCTTTCTTCACGCGGGCGCAATTCTCCTTCTGA
- a CDS encoding sulfate ABC transporter substrate-binding protein — MKLLLSSIVVALSLVAGPAAAKDVELLNVSYDPTREFYAEVNTAFAAQWKQQTGETLKIRASHGGSGKQARSVIDGLEADVVTLALAADIDAIASNGKLLPANWQSRLPHQSSPYTSTIVFLVRKGNPKGVRDWGDLVKPGVAVITPNPKTSGGARWNYLAAWAWASQQYRDGGKVVDYLTRLFKNVPVLDTGARGATTTFVERGIGDVLLAWENEALLTLDEPGNRSKYEIVVPSLSIKAEPPVAWVDKNVAKHGTRKQAEAYLRFLYTPQGQRLAAKHHYRPAEPDKVPAAELSQFAQVKQVTIDSAFGGWKKAQAEHFADGGFFDRIYQPK, encoded by the coding sequence ATGAAACTCCTGCTCTCCTCCATCGTCGTCGCGCTTTCGTTGGTGGCCGGCCCGGCCGCCGCCAAGGACGTCGAACTGCTCAACGTCTCCTACGATCCCACGCGCGAGTTCTACGCCGAGGTCAACACCGCCTTCGCCGCGCAGTGGAAGCAACAGACCGGCGAAACCTTGAAGATCCGCGCTTCGCACGGCGGTTCCGGCAAGCAGGCGCGCTCGGTGATCGACGGCCTGGAAGCCGACGTGGTCACCCTGGCGCTGGCCGCCGACATCGACGCCATCGCCAGCAACGGCAAGCTGCTGCCGGCGAACTGGCAGTCGCGCCTGCCGCACCAGAGCTCGCCCTACACCTCGACCATCGTGTTCCTGGTGCGCAAGGGCAATCCCAAGGGCGTGCGCGACTGGGGCGATCTGGTCAAGCCGGGCGTGGCGGTGATCACGCCCAATCCCAAGACCTCCGGCGGCGCGCGCTGGAACTACCTGGCCGCCTGGGCCTGGGCCTCGCAGCAGTACCGCGACGGCGGCAAGGTCGTCGACTACCTGACCCGCCTGTTCAAGAACGTGCCGGTGCTGGACACCGGCGCGCGCGGCGCCACCACCACCTTCGTCGAGCGCGGCATCGGCGACGTACTGCTGGCCTGGGAAAACGAAGCGCTGCTGACCCTGGACGAGCCCGGCAACCGCAGCAAGTACGAAATCGTCGTGCCCAGCCTGAGCATCAAAGCCGAACCGCCGGTGGCCTGGGTCGACAAGAACGTCGCCAAGCACGGTACGCGCAAGCAGGCCGAAGCCTACCTGCGCTTCCTGTACACGCCGCAGGGCCAGCGCCTGGCCGCCAAGCACCATTACCGCCCGGCCGAACCCGACAAGGTGCCGGCGGCGGAGCTGAGCCAGTTCGCGCAGGTCAAGCAGGTGACGATCGACAGCGCGTTCGGCGGTTGGAAGAAGGCGCAGGCCGAGCATTTCGCCGACGGCGGCTTCTTCGATCGGATTTATCAGCCGAAGTGA
- the cysT gene encoding sulfate ABC transporter permease subunit CysT, whose amino-acid sequence MSAALTLPPHTAARWRRPLPGLGISLGLGLAWLSLVVLLPLAALTVRAANLGVDGWLRAVQDPRVQAALKLSFGAAFAASVLALFAGALIAWVLVRYRFPGRRLLDALVDLPFALPTAVAGIALTAIYSSNGWVGRWLEPAGFKIAYAPAGIVIALVFIGLPFAVRTVQPVLEALGREQEEAAASLGASRLTTLRRVILPELLPALLTGFSLAFARGLGEYGSVIFIAGNLPYKTEIAPLLITIRLEEYDYNGAIAIAALLLAASFVCLLAINAIPSLFAHERRERRHGR is encoded by the coding sequence ATGAGCGCCGCCCTCACCCTCCCCCCGCACACCGCCGCACGCTGGCGCCGCCCCTTGCCGGGTTTGGGCATCAGCCTGGGGCTGGGCCTGGCGTGGCTGAGCCTGGTGGTGCTGCTGCCGCTGGCCGCGCTGACCGTACGCGCCGCCAACCTCGGCGTGGACGGCTGGCTGCGCGCCGTGCAGGACCCGCGCGTGCAGGCCGCGCTCAAGCTCAGCTTCGGCGCCGCGTTCGCCGCGTCGGTGCTGGCCTTGTTCGCCGGCGCGCTGATCGCCTGGGTGCTGGTGCGCTACCGCTTTCCGGGCCGGCGCCTGCTCGACGCGCTGGTCGATCTGCCGTTCGCGCTGCCGACCGCGGTGGCCGGCATCGCGCTGACCGCGATCTACTCCTCCAACGGCTGGGTCGGACGCTGGCTGGAACCGGCCGGATTCAAGATCGCCTACGCGCCGGCCGGCATCGTGATCGCGCTGGTGTTCATCGGCCTGCCGTTCGCGGTGCGCACGGTGCAACCGGTGCTGGAAGCGCTGGGCCGCGAGCAGGAAGAAGCCGCGGCCTCGCTGGGCGCCTCGCGCCTGACCACGCTGCGACGCGTGATTCTGCCCGAACTGCTGCCGGCGCTGCTGACCGGTTTCTCGCTCGCGTTCGCGCGCGGCCTGGGCGAGTACGGCTCGGTGATCTTCATCGCCGGCAACCTGCCCTACAAGACCGAGATCGCGCCGCTGCTGATCACGATCCGTCTGGAGGAGTACGACTACAACGGCGCGATCGCGATCGCCGCGCTGCTGCTGGCGGCGTCCTTCGTATGTCTGCTGGCGATCAACGCGATTCCGTCGCTGTTCGCGCACGAACGCCGGGAGCGCCGCCATGGCCGGTGA